A stretch of Electrophorus electricus isolate fEleEle1 chromosome 3, fEleEle1.pri, whole genome shotgun sequence DNA encodes these proteins:
- the mdfic2 gene encoding myoD family inhibitor domain-containing protein 2, which translates to MAPGRTQQRRPDLDSGENKGDVGPPGSTYSLYSVDQCSTDSLTRSTDSKNSLTLSQDVEDACAMAVLNCLFCRFYDLCFMLPDTCESVAIHTCPSCQILLTPLEPAHNNDWSCHCNLDCGLFNACHETGECLELAMEISEICYR; encoded by the exons ATGGCTCCAGGACGCACTCAGCAAAGAAGGCCTGATCTTGATTCTGGGGAGAATAAAGGAGATGTGGGACCCCCTGGATCCACCTACTCCTTATACTCTGTGGATCAGTGCAGCACTGACTCACTGACTCGCAGTACTGACTCCAAAAACTCACTGACACTCTCTCAGGATGTTGAAG ATGCCTGTGCAATGGCTGTGCTCAACTGCCTCTTCTGCCGGTTCTATGATCTGTGCTTCATGCTACCGGACACGTGCGAAAGTGTCGCTATTCACACCTGCCCTTCCTGCCAGATTCTTTTGACCCCTTTAGAGCCAGCTCACAACAATGACTGGAGCTGCCACTGCAACTTGGACTGCGGCCTGTTCAACGCTTGTCATGAGACGGGAGAATGTCTGGAGCTAGCCATGGAGATCTCTGAGATTTGTTACCGCTAA